A single genomic interval of Syntrophaceae bacterium harbors:
- a CDS encoding AAA family ATPase — MTAFFGREKETRRLVESLSAGRNVILSGTYGIGRTSLVRHVARVMQGRRTFLFADFSDTPDRVCREVERRLTAGTLYRKKAAAVHYKSRRRRLAATAANSGEPHVLVLDNIAKLTAQKLNLVRFWVSAGAFQFVAVTEAFLAEDELRALRLALLPADMMRIGRLPMQEAMEMIRARAAGRCPPLSEEALKAVASAARGYPLGIVELMPMPGAAGTLRRTARRDTAVGEGPSDA, encoded by the coding sequence ATGACGGCATTTTTCGGCAGAGAAAAGGAGACGAGGCGGCTCGTCGAATCCCTGTCCGCGGGCCGGAACGTGATCCTTTCCGGGACCTACGGGATAGGCCGGACGAGCCTCGTGCGGCACGTTGCCCGGGTGATGCAGGGGCGGAGGACATTCCTCTTCGCGGATTTCTCGGACACACCCGACCGCGTCTGCCGCGAGGTCGAACGGCGGTTGACCGCGGGGACGCTCTACCGGAAAAAGGCCGCGGCCGTCCACTACAAGTCGAGGCGCCGCCGGCTGGCGGCAACCGCTGCGAACAGCGGCGAGCCGCACGTGCTGGTGCTGGACAACATCGCGAAGCTGACGGCGCAGAAGCTCAACCTCGTCCGGTTCTGGGTTTCCGCGGGGGCCTTTCAGTTCGTCGCCGTCACGGAGGCATTCCTGGCCGAGGATGAGCTGCGGGCGCTTCGGCTCGCGCTCCTGCCGGCGGACATGATGCGGATCGGGCGTCTGCCCATGCAGGAGGCCATGGAAATGATCCGGGCGCGTGCCGCGGGCCGGTGCCCTCCGCTCTCCGAGGAGGCGCTGAAGGCCGTGGCGTCGGCCGCGCGCGGCTATCCGCTCGGCATCGTCGAGTTGATGCCGATGCCGGGCGCGGCGGGCACCCTGCGGCGCACCGCCCGGCGCGACACCGCGGTCGGGGAGGGGCCGTCCGATGCGTGA
- a CDS encoding HEAT repeat domain-containing protein produces MRALGHPVRENRMMAIRILGDLKSQAAVPALGGLLDGERDYYVIREAVVALRKIGGPQSLRRIRSLQRHPSRMVRRLSRAALGNGGNGESARG; encoded by the coding sequence ATGCGGGCCCTCGGCCACCCCGTCCGGGAAAACCGCATGATGGCCATCCGCATCCTGGGGGATCTGAAGTCGCAGGCGGCGGTCCCCGCCCTCGGGGGCCTGCTCGACGGGGAACGGGATTATTACGTGATCCGCGAGGCGGTCGTCGCGCTCCGCAAGATCGGCGGGCCGCAGTCGCTCCGCAGGATCCGGAGCCTGCAGAGGCACCCCTCCCGGATGGTCCGCAGGCTCTCCCGTGCGGCCCTGGGAAACGGGGGAAACGGGGAGAGCGCCAGGGGCTGA
- a CDS encoding formate hydrogenlyase subunit 4, with protein MVDLIVFNVIQVLVVMAFAPLVKGVLSRLKENVQSKRGPSIFQPYRDIWKLFHKDEVVSEQSSWIFRFTPYIVFVTPIFVALLIPVLTGYPLFFAFMGDMLGGGFILALGGFFATLAAIDAGNPYGAMGASRTRMVGFLAEPVFMIVFFTVSFIAGSTIPYIVHKHWVTPLANFFEPAHVLLMIAFLMLILAEAGRIPVDNPSGHFELAMVDESRGLEYSGRGAALMKWGGSMKFFVLCCIFLNVVVTPWGLAAGRGIGEVLLSIPLVLVKILALVVVLVVIESSLAKLRLFRITEFLGAAFATSIAAMITRLLML; from the coding sequence GTGGTCGACTTGATCGTCTTCAATGTGATCCAGGTGCTGGTCGTCATGGCCTTCGCGCCCCTCGTCAAGGGGGTTCTCAGCCGTCTCAAGGAGAACGTCCAGTCCAAGCGCGGGCCGAGCATCTTCCAGCCGTACCGGGACATCTGGAAACTGTTCCACAAGGATGAGGTCGTCTCGGAGCAGAGCTCCTGGATTTTCCGGTTCACGCCGTACATCGTCTTCGTGACCCCCATCTTCGTGGCGCTCCTGATCCCCGTCCTGACGGGCTACCCCCTGTTCTTCGCGTTCATGGGGGACATGCTGGGCGGGGGGTTCATCCTGGCCCTCGGCGGTTTCTTTGCGACGCTGGCCGCGATCGACGCCGGAAACCCCTACGGGGCGATGGGGGCAAGCCGGACCCGGATGGTCGGTTTCCTGGCCGAGCCGGTTTTCATGATCGTCTTCTTCACCGTCTCCTTCATCGCGGGCTCGACCATCCCCTACATCGTCCACAAGCACTGGGTGACGCCCCTGGCCAACTTCTTCGAGCCCGCCCACGTGCTGCTCATGATCGCCTTCCTGATGCTCATCCTCGCCGAGGCGGGGCGGATCCCGGTCGACAACCCGTCGGGCCATTTCGAACTGGCCATGGTGGACGAGTCCCGGGGGCTCGAATACTCGGGCCGGGGGGCCGCCCTCATGAAGTGGGGCGGGTCGATGAAGTTCTTCGTCCTGTGCTGCATCTTCCTGAATGTCGTGGTCACCCCGTGGGGGCTGGCGGCGGGCCGGGGGATCGGGGAGGTCCTGCTTTCCATTCCCCTGGTGCTGGTGAAGATCCTCGCCCTGGTGGTCGTCCTCGTGGTCATCGAGTCCTCGCTGGCGAAGCTCAGACTCTTCCGGATCACGGAATTCCTGGGTGCCGCTTTCGCCACGTCGATCGCCGCGATGATCACCCGGTTGCTGATGCTGTAG
- the nuoB gene encoding NADH-quinone oxidoreductase subunit NuoB, whose translation MLNWVLKGLKTGIVSTGYPDREETAPGVSPGLPAGQQPAGPAAGRCLTGALRLGGAELQVDRARCVHCFRCIRGTESPADWQPGYEWAARAAGDRTAGWVPGSQFGRSLHIRVVDAGACGACLSEIEQLNKPHYNMHRLGFFLTPTPREADVLLVAGPVTEHMKTALRKAYEAMPTPKGVIAVGACALSGGVFGPSFASGAGVRDVIPVDVVIPGCPPPPLAMLHGLLLMVSRSGTPAVTSLKSQAGGRRDG comes from the coding sequence ATGCTGAACTGGGTGTTGAAGGGTCTGAAAACGGGCATCGTCTCGACGGGCTATCCCGACCGGGAGGAAACTGCCCCGGGTGTCTCGCCGGGGCTGCCTGCGGGGCAGCAACCGGCGGGCCCGGCCGCCGGGCGCTGCCTGACCGGGGCCCTGCGCCTCGGCGGGGCAGAGCTGCAGGTGGACCGGGCGCGGTGCGTCCACTGCTTCCGCTGCATCCGGGGGACGGAGAGCCCGGCCGATTGGCAGCCCGGCTACGAGTGGGCCGCCCGTGCGGCCGGCGACCGGACGGCGGGCTGGGTCCCGGGGAGCCAGTTCGGCCGGTCCCTCCACATCCGGGTCGTCGACGCCGGGGCCTGCGGGGCGTGCCTGAGCGAGATCGAGCAGCTCAACAAGCCCCACTACAACATGCATCGCCTGGGGTTCTTCCTCACCCCGACGCCGAGGGAGGCCGACGTGCTCCTCGTGGCGGGCCCGGTGACCGAGCACATGAAGACGGCCCTCCGGAAAGCCTATGAGGCCATGCCGACGCCGAAGGGGGTCATCGCCGTCGGGGCCTGCGCGCTCTCGGGAGGGGTCTTCGGTCCCAGTTTCGCCTCGGGCGCGGGCGTCCGGGACGTCATCCCCGTCGACGTCGTGATCCCCGGCTGCCCCCCGCCGCCCCTAGCCATGCTGCACGGCCTGCTCCTGATGGTCTCGAGGAGCGGGACGCCTGCGGTCACATCCCTGAAATCCCAGGCAGGAGGTCGCCGTGATGGTTGA